The Candidatus Glassbacteria bacterium genomic sequence GGCGGGGATTTTCCACCTGGTGACCCATGCGTTTTTCAAGGCCCTGCTGTTCCTGGGTTCGGGCAGCGTGATCCACGCGATGAGCAACAAGCAGGATATCCGCGAGATGGGCGGGCTGAAAAAGCAGATGCCGGTCACCTACTGGACGTTCCTGTTCGCCACCCTGGCCATTGCGGGTATCCCGCCGTTTTCGGGCTTCTTCAGCAAGGACGAGATCCTCTGGAAAGCGTTCAGCAGCCCGCAGGGCCACTGGACATTGTGGCTGATCGGGTTCGTGGCCGCCGGGCTGACCGCGTTCTACATGTTCCGGCTGGTGTTTCTCACCTTCCACGGCGAGTGCCGCGCCGACGAGGAAACGAAACACCATATCCACGAGTCGCCGTCGCTGATGACCGTCCCGCTGATCGTTCTCGGCGTGCTGAGCGTGATCGGCGGGTTTGCCGGCATCCCCGAGGCCCTCTGGGGCGGCAACCATTTCCATCACTGGCTCGCCCCGCTGCTGGGCAACGAGAACGGCGCGGTGGAAATACCCGCCGGGGCGCATCACTGGCCGCTCGCGGTGGAATACCTGATGATCGTCCTGTCTGTGGCCGTGGCGGTAACAGGTATCGGCGCGGCTTACTTGTTCTACATACGCAAGCCCGAGAAACCCGGGCAGCTGGCCGAGCAGTGGCCGCTGCTCCACCAGCTTATCTACAACAAATACTATGTCGATGAGATTTACAACGTGTTCATAGTCCAGCCGATCAAGCTGATCAGCACCTACCTGCTGTGGAAAATATTCGATGCAGGAGTAATTGACGGGCTGGTCAACCTGACCGGGACCACTGTCCGCGGGCTGGGACGAGTTGCCGCGCGGCTGCAGAACGGCTATGCGCAGGCATACGCGGTCACGTTTCTTATCGGCGCGGTCCTGTTGATCGGTTCGATGATCTGGTAGCAGTGACACACCCCGCCCGCTGACGCGGGCACCCCTCTTGGTAGAGGGGATTAAAGCCGCAAGAACTTTGTATTCCAGGATGTGCCAGGGGTTTGTCGTAGGGGCGAGGCATGCCTCGCCCGGAGAGTGGCGGCTCAGTAGGAAGGAAATGAAACAGCAGATTCTGCGAAAAAATTATGGATAGCTTCAAACATGGTCCCTATGGTACTCAATTATCAACAATTAAAAAGTCTTTCAAGGGAAAAGCTCATTGAGGAATACGATCAAAAAGCGTCTAGTACTGTTATAGGGCTTAATTTCTTACGCGAGGAGATAGCGCGTCGAGATTTTGAGGAACAGAATAGACTTATTATCGCCATGACTCAAGAAATACGAAATTTGACAATATTTGTTGCCGTGTTGACCTTGATTAACGTCATTTTAGTGGCCTTTACAATTTGGCGCGGATAAATCCAAATAGAGGATTTAACTCTTGGGATTTACTGAAATAAGCCAGTCAGACATATTGAGCTGGGTCCTGTTCCTGCCGCTGGCGTTCACTGTCGTGCTGGTGCTGGTGCCCGGATCGCAGAAAGCCCTGCTGCGCTGGTCGGCACTGGTTGCGAGCCTGGTGGTGTTCGTGGTCAGTCTCGATCTGTGGTGCTGCTTCCAGCCTGAAAGCGCCGGGATGCAGTTCGTGGTGCACATACCCTGGATCGAGCGGTGGGGCGTGAGCTACTACCTGGGTATCGACGGGATCAGCCTGCTGCTGATCCTGCTGACCACGTTCCTCACTCCCGTGGTCGTGCTCTCCAGCTGGAACGACGTGCAGAAAAATGTCAAAACGTTCCTGATCCTGATCCTGGTGCTGGAAACCGGGATGCTGGGCGCGTTCATGGCCCTGGACCTGGTGCTGTTCTATTTCTTCTGGGAAGTGATGCTGATTCCCATGTACCTGCTGATCGGCGTGTGGGGACACGAGCGGAGGATCTACGCCGCGATCAAGTTCGTGCTCTACACGATGGTGGGCAGCCTGCTGATGCTGGTGGGGTTTATCTACCTGTTCTGGATCGGCGAGCAGAGTCTGGGTTATTTCACCACCGACCTGTTGGTACTCTACCGCGTGGCGGTTCCNNNNNNNNNNTGCGTTCGCGCTGGCCTTCGCGATCAAGGTGCCGATGTTCCCGTTCCACACCTGGCTGCCCGACGCCCACGTGGAGGCCCCCACGGCCGGCAGCGTGATCCTGGCCGGTGTCCTGCTGAAAATGGGCACCTACGGGTTCATCCGGTTCGCCATGCCGCTCTTTCCCGCGGCCAGCCAGGCGTTTGCCCCGGTCATCCTGACCCTGGCTGTGATCGGAATTATCTATGGCGCGCTGGTGGCGATGGTACAGCCGGACCTCAAGAAACTGGTCGCCTACTCCAGCGTGAGCCACCTGGGGTTCGTGATGCTGGGTCTCTACACCCTGACCACCACCGGCGTGGTCGGCGGGGTGTACCAGATGATCAACCACGGGATCAGCACGGGCGCCTTGTTCCTGATAGTCGGCATGCTTTACGAGCGCCGTCACACCCGGCTGATCGACCAGTTCGGCGGGCTCAGCGCGAAAGTCCCCGTGCTGGCGGCGTTCTTCATGATCGCCACGCTGAGCAGTATCGGCCTGCCCGGGCTCAACGGGTTCGTGGGCGAGTTCCTGATCCTGATAGGTACGTTCGGCAGCGCCCACCCCGGCTACGTGTTCTTCGCCGCCAGCGGCGTGATTCTCTCGGCGGTCTACATGCTCTGGATGTTCCGCCGCGTGATGTTCGGCCCGCTCGACAACCCGCAGAACCAGAAGATGGCCGATCTGAATATCCGCGAAGTGCTGGTGCTGCTGCCGTTGACAATCATGATGTTCTGGATGGGCCTGTTCCCCGGAATGTTTCTCGACCGGATAACCCCGTCGGTGGAAAAATTTATCGGCCAGTACCAGCACAAGCTGGAAATAGCTGAGCTGCAGCGGGTGGAAACCAGCCCGCTGGAAAGCAGGGTTGTGTTCAACGAAGCGGAGAAGTTGATCGATGATTGAGTTTCCCGCCATCAATTGGAACCTGCTCCTGCCGCAGGTCGTGCTGGTCAGCGCGGCGTTTTTCCTGCTGCTGCTGGCCGTGCTTTACCGCGTGCGCAACAGTGAGCGCGGACCCGCTGTCAGCGGAGCGGTGCTGAGCGTGCTGGGACTGGTTATCACCGCGTTGATGGTCTGCGCCCAGTGGGACACAGTGGCCGGTACGTTCGGCGGGATGCTGCGGATCGACCCGTACTCCACCTTCTTCAACGTCCTGATCCTGGGTGGGGCAATCCTGTGCGTCCTGCTCTCCGTGCGCGAGGCGGGCGGACTGCGGGCGGTTGCCGGCGAGTATTACGCCCTGCTGGTATTCAGCGTGCTGGGGATGATGGTGATGGTGTCGGCGGCGGACCTGCTGGTTGTGTTTATCGGCCTGGAAATCATGAGCCTGGCGATCTACATCCTGGTCGGTATCCGTCAGAACAGTGAATCGGGCAGCGAGGGCGCGCTCAAGTATTTCCTGATCGGCGCGTTCGCCAGCGGATTCCTGATCTACGGGATCACGTTCCTGCTGGGCACGGCCGGGACCACGCGTTTCGAGGAACTGGCTTCAGCATTGGGGCAGACCGGCGAAAGCGATACGCTGCAACTGCTGGCCGTGGGCCTGGTCCTGATCGGTTTCCTGTTCAAAATCGCGGCGGTGCCGTTCCATATGTGGGCGCCGGACGCTTACGAGGGTGCGCCCACGCCGATCACGGCATTCATGGCCGTGGCTGTCAAGACCGCCGCGTTCGCGGTACTGGAGATCGGAAGAGCGNNNNNNNNNNCCTGCCGCTGGCCGAATACTGGCTGCCGGTGATGTGGACCCTGGCGGTGGTGACGATGACTGTCGGCAACCTTGCCGCGATTTTCCAGGGCAATATCAAGCGCATGCTGGCCTACAGCTCGGTGGCCCACGCGGGCTATCTGCTGGTGGCCCTGGCCAGTATCGATCCGGCCGCGGCCGTTACCGGCGACGATCCGGCGATGGTGGCCGTGCTGTTCTACCTGGCTGTCTACACCCTGATGAATGTCGGCGCATTCGGCGTGCTGATCTACCTGGGCGGCGGCGGCCGCGGCATGGAAACCCTGGAGCAGATAAAAGGCGCCGGGTTCCGCTACCCGCTGCTGGGCGCTGCGATGGCGGTGTTCATGTTCAGCCTGGCCGGTATCCCTCCCACCGGCGGGTTCCTGGGCAAGTTTTACGTCTTCAGCGCGGCGGTCAACCGCGGGCTGATCTCCCTGGCGATTATCGGCGTGCTCAACAGCGCGGCCAGCGCCTACTATTACCTTCGCGTGACCGTCCAGATGTACATGCGCGAAAGCGATGAGCCGCTGTCCGGCCTCAAGTTCTCGCTCCCCCTGGCCGTAGCGATTACCGTCTCGGTCTGGGGCGTTTTCCACCTCGGTATCGTTCCTGCCGAGTTGATCGCCACCGCGGACCGGGCGGTACTGTTCCTGCATTGAAACGATTCGCACGTCGGCTTGGCCCCCCATTATGCAAGACTTAATTCTTTCCAAAACGGTGATTTTTGCTTATAATGCGAACCCGACACTTTCCGGCGGGTAGAAACAGGTGCAGGTAACGGCCCCGGGCGCCCGGCTCGGCTGAGCTCTTTTTTTTAACGGAGACCGCTAGATGCGCAACATGCTACAGTTGGCAGCCGGCGCCTTACTGATGCTCTCCCTTGCCTGCTCGGACAACGATGTCGTTAAAGAGCCGTTCAACCCAGGGTTCACTTATGAGGACCTGGCTGACGCCTGGCGCGGGAACCTCGACTCATGGTACGTTGAAAACTCTTCCGGCAAACCGAGCTATACGCTGGAAAATGTCAATATCTCCCTGATAATGGATACTGAAAGATACTGGCTCCAGCTTACCCATTTTACCGATTCGCTTGAGTACCAGTATTTAAACCGCGGTTTCTGGCTCTGGGACCCGAGCTTGCCGGATGTGATATATTTTGAATTGTATTTTGAATCAAGCTCGCAGGTTTTCAACCCGCAAAAAGACCTCACGCCTGCCGACACACTCGACGGAAGTGGAGGCGGCAACAATCAGGGCGGCGGTACTCCGCCGGATACTATCCTCACCTCCAAGGGCGACGATACGCAGATAGAAGAAGTGTTTTCCAGCATTATTGAGTTCACTGAAAACCAGCTCAGGCTCTACGAGTTTGAAGGATATTTCGATCCGGGAGATATCACGCTGGACAGATTCTAAGCCAGGGAGCGGTCCACGGTGGAATGTCCGTGGTGTGCGATGGAACTTGAAAGGGGCACCACTGAGTGCCCCTTTTGCAAGAACGAGGTAACCGTGCGCTCGCGCGGCGCGGGTCATGTGATCCGCGTTGCCGCCGTGGTGGTGCTGCTCGGCTTTACAGTCCTGATGCTCGGAGACGTTCTACTAGATCTCCTTCGCCGCCTTCTGCCCTGACCAGCTCCACTTCAACTTCCTGCCTCGCCCGCCGCTTTTCCGCATCGCTGCCCAGATGGAACGACAGTTCTTCATCGTACCACTGGTTCAGTGTCGTGCCCACCCGGCCGCCGAATATCCCGTCCACCAGTTCGGCCAGCTCGTGCAGTGTCCGCAGGTGTTCAGCTTTTCCGGACCACAGTTCGACCAGCACGTCCTCGTCCACTTCCCCGAATATCCGGTTGAGCGCAAAGGCCGCCAGCACCACGTCCTCAACCATCCCCAACGGACCCAGGATCGCTTCGGGGATCAGATCGAGCGGGCTGGCGAGATAGGCGAAAATCATCCCCAGCTTGATCCGCAAATGCCGCGGCACCCGCTCGTCAAGCATCAGCCGGCCGATCAGCACCAGGATGTCGGGAATCAGAAAAACGAATTCGGCCAGCCGTGAAACTTTCGTCCCGGCTTTCCCGGTCACCCAGTTGAACACACGCTCCCTGAGATTATCGTAAAACCGCTTTTTAAGTACTGTATTAGAACTCATTGTCGGTCCCTCCCTGATCCCGGATCAACTCTTCGCCCCCGCAGCCGGTATAGTATTGCGGGGAAGGCAAAAATCGTACCTGCATTAATATTGTAAGCTGCCGGACGCGTGCGTGCAAGTGCCCCGGCATGCCGGGGACAAAGTAACTTTGATTTCCACTCGCTTGACCCAGGCCCATGCGTGTATTTTTTTATTACCATGACAAACCGACCCCGGAAATCATCGCTCCTGTCATCGTGCGCCATGGCCTGGCGGCTGCGGCCCTGCCCGTGTCGATATTCGGGCTGGAACCGCGCCTGGCGATCCTGCTGGGCGCCGTGCTGACTGGTATCGCCTCCACCTGGGTGGCTGGGGTGCAGATCATCCGCAGGATTCGCCGCAACTGAGGTTCAGCAGGCCAATACGGCCAGTTGGCGCTCATATTCCCGACGTTCACCGGGGCTGATCTCCATTTCGAGCAGTTCCAGCAAACATGCGCGGGCCTGTTCACATTGATCGAGTCTTAAGTAGCACAAGGCGAGGTCATTCAAATGGACGCGGCTCCTTTCCAGAAGCACTGCCTTCAATAACAGGACCTTTGCCTCCTCCCACCGAGCCGCCGCCAGATATACACTGATTACCGCGCCCAGGGGCTGTAGTTCTCCAGGATTCAGCGCCAGCATCTTTTCAACGATAGCCCAGGCCTCAGCCATCCGGTTGCGCCCGATCAGACGCGAGACGGCTCTGACAGCAGCGGTTGCATCCCCCGGCTGCATGGAACTGGCCGCGAGATACTGCTCGAGAGCCTCATCCGGCTGACCTGTCTTTTCCAGCACCTCACCGAGAGCCAGCCGGACCAGGTAGTTGTCACCACTGCCGCCGCGCAAAGCCCGCAGGACTCCAGCCGACTCCCGGAACCGGCCGAGACGGTAAAGGGTAAAACCAAGGTAGCGCCTTGCTTCCTTGTTATCACTCTCCAGGGTCAAAGCGGACCTCAGTTCCGCCTCGGCCTTGGTGTAATCTTCTCTGATGTAGTACCTGATAGCTGTCGACAGGTGCGCGTGGGTGTGAGGATGGATATCGTCAAAATCCACCTCCCTGCCGCCGACATATCCAAGTGCTTTCAGCGCCCTTGTCTGCCGGGCGGCCACGGAGAGTTCTTCGGTAATGACAAGGTCCTGTCTGCTCTCCGCCATCACCGGGGTCTTCTGCTCAAACTGCCTGAAGGCCCTTTCAACTCCCGCACGGCTTACGCGCGAGGGTACGAGGTTCTTTTCCTCATCGAAATCCTGCGTCAAATCGTAGCACTCCCACCTGATTTCTTCAGCCAGGATATAATGTCTTTGGCCGGCCGATATGATCGACCTTAAATCAACGCCGGTTCTGCTTTCGACAGCCTCCCGCCCCCAGAAGAGCTTGCTGTAGGCCGGCGCCGGCTGCAACTTGTCGCCAAGCAGGAACCTCCCCTTGGCTTCCTCCGTCATTCCCTCCACGCCCGCCGTTCGGGCGATTGTATGAAACACATCGGTTATCGAGACAGTTTCATCCCTCACCGACCGTTCCGGAATCAACTCAGGGTATCGCATCAGCAGCGGGATCTGAACCAGTGGACGGGTAAGCAGAACTCCGTGGGTG encodes the following:
- a CDS encoding sulfatase-like hydrolase/transferase, translating into MSCSIGSWSDHFKPNVLLIVLDAARADHFSCYGYHRQTTQNLDRLAGEGARFTMAVSTSSWTLPAHASLFTGLLPDEHNTTSRHEWLIERIPTLAELLVESGYRTAGFSNNPFVDRTHNLHRGFQQFEAVWADTSVTDSIHPYDTPHTNRLVKEFIARTDSSGRPFFAFINYMDTHMPYSPPEPYRSMYSGGRAIESARLDSLCRYSEMLNARELTPDSSEKAVVVDIYDGALTYLDAQLGELLDYLRDDGILDETLVIVLADHGEIYGERGHYTHGVLLTRPLVQIPLLMRYPELIPERSVRDETVSITDVFHTIARTAGVEGMTEEAKGRFLLGDKLQPAPAYSKLFWGREAVESRTGVDLRSIISAGQRHYILAEEIRWECYDLTQDFDEEKNLVPSRVSRAGVERAFRQFEQKTPVMAESRQDLVITEELSVAARQTRALKALGYVGGREVDFDDIHPHTHAHLSTAIRYYIREDYTKAEAELRSALTLESDNKEARRYLGFTLYRLGRFRESAGVLRALRGGSGDNYLVRLALGEVLEKTGQPDEALEQYLAASSMQPGDATAAVRAVSRLIGRNRMAEAWAIVEKMLALNPGELQPLGAVISVYLAAARWEEAKVLLLKAVLLERSRVHLNDLALCYLRLDQCEQARACLLELLEMEISPGERREYERQLAVLAC
- a CDS encoding DUF1232 domain-containing protein; translation: MSSNTVLKKRFYDNLRERVFNWVTGKAGTKVSRLAEFVFLIPDILVLIGRLMLDERVPRHLRIKLGMIFAYLASPLDLIPEAILGPLGMVEDVVLAAFALNRIFGEVDEDVLVELWSGKAEHLRTLHELAELVDGIFGGRVGTTLNQWYDEELSFHLGSDAEKRRARQEVEVELVRAEGGEGDLVERLRASGL